The nucleotide sequence GCAGGATATATCTGGCATCGGGAGATTATCCCAAAGCACTGGAAGCCACGGAAAAGGCAGTGGCTAGACACCGGAAGGCAAGGTTTCGTTTAGGAGAAGCCAACGCCCTGCGAAACTTGGGTAAGATATACAATTCATTGAAGCAGTACGAAAAAGCGCTCTCAACTTACGATCGCGATCTAGAACTGCGGCAGTTGTTGGGCGATCGCACAGGAGAAGCGGATACACTCTATAACGTTGCGATTACACAACGCGATAAGGGCAATCTCAACGAAGCGCGTACCCAAATCGAAGCCGCCATCAAAATTGTTGAGGACATCCGCATTAGAGTCACCAGCCAGGAACTGCGTACTTCCTACTTTGCCTCCGTGCAGAATTACTACCAGTTCTACATCGACGTGCTGATGCAGTTGCACAAAAAAGACCCATCTCAAGGGTATGATGCTCTGGCACTGCAAGCCTCGGAACGCGCCCGCGCCCGCAGTCTTTTGGAACTCCTCACCGAAGCTAACGCTAATATTCGGCAAGGAGCCGAGCCAAAACTGCTGGAACAAGAGCGCACCTTGCAGCAAAAACTTGATGCCCTTGAAAAACGCCGAGTTGAGTTATACAGCGGCAACCCCACCAAAGAACAGGTAGAGAAAATTGAACGAGAACGAGAAAATCTCTTAGAAGAGTATCGGCAAGTCCAGGCACAAATCCGAGCCACCAGCCCCCGCTATGCCGCCCTTACTCAGCCAAAACCCCTCACCTTGGCTGAGATTCAGCAGCAGGTTCTTGATGACGATACGCTGCTTTTGGAATACTCGCTAGGCGAAGAACGCAGCTATCTTTGGGCTGTCACCAAGACTGGCATCACCAGCTACGAACTCCCCATACGCGCCGAAATTGAGTTAGCGGCACGGGGTTTCTATGAACTTTTGAACACCCCTGGCTATAGCCTGGAAACCCGAAAGCCGACCGATAAGCGAGGAGGAATTGAGGTTGAACTCGCTCCCGCTAGCACCGAAGTCGTAACCAAACTCAGCCAGATGCTCTTGGGGCAAGTGGCTGGGAAACTGGATAAGAAACGATTACTCATTGTCAGTGACGGTGCATTGCAGTATGTCCCCTTTGCAGCGCTACCATTACCAACGCAGGCAAGCACAGAAAACAAAGCAAGTTCTTCCACCTCACCGACTCCCCTGTTAGTCAATTACGAAATCGTCAACCTGCCCTCAGCCTCCACGCTAGCCGTTTTAAGACAAGAACAAGCTGGGCGCAAACCCGCTGCTAAAGCTGTGGCGGTGCTAGCCGATCCCGTCTTTGGCAGTGACGATGAGCGAGTCAATAAAGTAAAGGGGCAGGCAGACGAACAGAATAGAGGAGAAAACCTTGCACTCCGCGCTTTAGCAAGATCCGCTAGAGAATCGGATGTCACTTTTAAGCGCCTACCCTTTACCCGGCAAGAAGCTGAGCAAATTCTATCCCTCGTACCAGCCGCAGAACGCAGGCAAGCCTTCGATTTTGCTGCCAATCGCGCCTCTGCAACCAACCCAGAACTCAGCCAATACCAGATCGTGCATTTTGCCACTCATGGTATCCTCAACAGCGTGCATCCAGAGTTATCAGGGGTGGTGCTGTCCCTGCTAGATGAAAAAGGCGAATCGCAGAATGGTTTCTTGCGACTGCACGATGTTTTCAATCTCAACTTGCCAGCAGAACTGGTAGTGCTGAGTGCCTGCGAAACGGGATTAGGTGAAGAAGTCAAAGGCGAAGGATTAGTGGGCTTGACACGCGGCTTTATGTATGCAGGTGCGCCGCGAGTGGTAGTGAGTTTGTGGAGTGTTAGCGATCGCGCAACATCCGAGTTGATGACCAAATTTTATAAAGGAATGCTGGGAAAAAACCTACAGCCAGCAGCCGCATTGCGAGCAGCACAGATAGAAATGTGGCAAAAAACGGAATGGAAAGCACCCTATTACTGGGCAGCTTTCGTGCTGCAAGGCGAGTGGAAATAACAGAATAATCGCGATCGCCAAAATCCGTTCTACCCAAAACTTCATCAACCTAGGTAAAGTAGCAGCACTAAGTTATCAATGTGTTCTGAGGTAATTTTGATGAAGTTGAACATTGTCCACCTTCAACACATTGTCTGCTCATCTGAACAGGGTAAGAAATATCCTTCTATAGATTTTATCAGTTTTTTGGATATAAACTATACCGACAGTCTGTTTTTTGTCAAATACTCTACTAAATCCGCCCTCAGGCGGATATTGTTACAAGGATTACAAAGTATTTTTACTTATATGCTAGATACGAGAAAACCTTTTTATTATGAAGAGTTGCCGTCTATGAGGATCGTATGTAGTCGGTATAAACCACTTACAACTAAAAAAATTTTAGTTGCCATGTTGATTAGTTTGGTGTCTGGAACGGGATGCAGTGTACAAAAGACTCAAGCTGTTGACTTATCAAAACAACAGACTCAGACGGTTGGCTGGGTAGAGAAAGCAAAAATTCCTGGCGTTGAAAAAGAGATCAAAGCAAAGCTCGATACAGGCGCGACAACTACCTCTATTAATGCCGAAATCTTAGAAGCTCCAGATGAAGAGACCGAATCTGGCGGAATGATTAAATTCCGATTTCTAGATGGAGAAGGAAACAAAGAAATTTTCGAGCGTCCAATTGTGCGGTGGGTTCGCATCAAGAGTCGTGAAGGTGCTGATATACGCCGCCCTGTGGTGCGAATGAAATTGTGTGTTGCGGGTCGGTGGATTGAAGAAGAGGTCAACCTTGCAGATCGAGACGATTTCAACTATCCAATCTTAATTGGACGCAATATGTTGAAGCAAGGAAAACTGGTTGTGAATTCTTCTGTGACTTTCACCGCAGAGCCATCATGTCCAGCAAAGGAAGAACAGCAGTGAATCGTACCTTTCGCGCCGTCCTCTTAGCGTTGTTTTTAACAGCAATCGGACTCGCTATTTTTTTCCATAAGGTGATGAACTCAGATGTGCCACTGTTTCCCAACCAAACCTACAACAGTTGGTATGTTGAGGCAAAGCTATCTTTGAATTCAGAACAATTCGGGCTGGAGTCAGAGGAAGCGCTACCAAGTACCCTTCAGTTTCATCTTCCTCAAGCATCTCAGCGCTATGAGATTGTAAAGGAAGATTTTGTTAATGAGGGCTTCGAGCGCCAGATCGGGACTTTGAAGGATTCATCAGACCGAGTGGCTATCTTCACAAGACAAGATGATACTGGCAACAAATCTATATTTTATCGAGCCGTTATTCGTAGGCGAGATAACGTTAAACCTGGAATTGAGGAAGTTCCCATTTCAGGGCGACGGTTGGTGGATAAACAACTGGTTGCATTTGGCGAAAATACCGATAGAGTTCGGGACAATCGGAAAGAGAATCTGCCAACTGCGGAGATTAACTCTCTCTTGAACGAGGCTAAAAAGGAGTCGAGCGATCCCCTGACTTTCGCAAAGAAAATCTATCAACTAGCTCTGAATACAGATGACATCAGAGTTCAAGCTATCCGCAGAAATTTGAGAAAGGAGGAATCGATCACACAATTAGTGGCATTTCTGTTGAACCAAGAGAAGGTTCCGGCGCGGGTTGGGAATGGCATTTACTTGAGGAGTGAAGAGGTCTATTCGACCGATTTTGTTCGGTGGTTAGAGGTCAAGGATGGCGATCGCTGGCTAGCCTTCGATCCGATAAACTACGGTTTCGGAGAGCAAGACCGCTATCTCACTTGGTGGTACGGTTCAGATCGGGTTATACAAGCAAAAGGAGCAGACGATATCGCTTTAGAAGTCGTTGTCCAACCCAATACTGACAATGGGCTTACACGAGCGGTTTGGCGAGGCAGGAGAGTATCAAATCTATTTTTAGAGTACTCCTTCCTTAAGTTACCCCTGACGAGCCAACGAGTTTTTCAAGTCCTTGTTCTAGTTCCTATCGGCGCTCTAATCATCTCCATTTTGCACCAGATGTTTGGGTTGAAAACCTTCGGTACATTCACACCGATCCTGATTTCTCTCGCCTTTCGGCAGACTGGATTGTTTGTCGGCATTCCAATGTTCATTCTGGTTGTGATTATCGGGCTTTTGATTCGCGGCTACCTGAATCGATTGCAACTGTTGATCGTGCCTAGACTCGCCGCAATTTTAACCGCAACCGTGTTGATAGTCGGCTTGCTAGCCGTCATCATGCAAAATCTCGGTATTAATTTAGGCTTATCCGTTGCTTTGTTTCCGATTGTGATTCTGGCTATGACGATCGAGCGAGCAGCTTTGATGTGGGAAGAAAACGGTGCAAAGGAAACGATCGTTGCCGGACTGGGCACCGTTTTAGCAGCTTCGATCGGGTATTTCTGCATGATTAATGACTATGTGCAGCATTGGGCATTTGTCTTCCCGGAACTGTTGCTGTTGGTTTTAGGCGTAAATATCCTCGTCGGGCGCTACAACGGCTACAAGCTCATTGAATATTTCCGATTTTTGTCATTACAGCGGCAGTTGAATCAAACACAGGGGTAAACTATGTTTCCATTTTCACTGCGGCGTCACGGCATCCTAGGAATCAACGCTCGCAATTTAGACTATCTCTTCCCTAATAATCCACGTCGGCTCTATCGTTATGCTGACTGTAAGCTAGAAACAAAAAAACTTGCTCAATCCATTGGTGTGCCTGTTCCAGAAACCTATGGAGTTATTACATTCCAACATGAGGTAAAGAAGTTATCAAACATCGTTGGAGAACACAAATCTTTTGTGATTAAACCGGCTCAAGGAAGTGGCGGCGATGGCATTGTCGTGATTAGCGACGTAACGGAAAAAGGCTACCGCAAAGCTAGTGGTTCAATTCTTGAAGCGGGAGACTTGCAATATCACATTTACAACATCCTCAGTGGAATGTTTTCCCTAGGAGGACAAAGCGATCGGGCAATTGTTGAATATACCGTGCAGTTCGATCCAATTTTTGATGAAATTGCCTATCAAGGTGTCCCTGATATTCGGGTAATTGTTTACCGAGGTGTCCCAGCAATGGGAATGTTGCGTCTTCCCACGCGGGCTTCTGATGGTAAAGCTAATTTACATAGAGGGGGTGTGGGTGTCGGTATCGATCTAGCAACGGGCACGACACTGGCTGGTATCCAGAAAGACCGCTATATCGACAACCATCCTGAAACAGGGCATTCGTTGCGCGATCGCAAAATCCCTCATTGGCAAACTATCTTGGAGATGGCTGCCAAGTTAGGCGATAAAACAGAATTTGGCTATCTCGGCGTTGATATTGTTCTGGATCGAGAAAAAGGACCGCTGTTACTGGAGATAAACGCACGCCCCGGACTGGCAATCCAAATTGCCAATCGAGAGGGACTGATTGGGCGACTTGAAACAATTGACTGTGCTTTGCCAAAACTATCGGGAATTCCAGAAAAAATTAAGTTTGCCCAAGAAACATTCGCGGTGGAAACGTCTTTATTTAGGAAGATAACAGTTCTCAACGATAAAGCTAAAACTCTGACTAAATAAGGGGTACAGCTATCATTTTTAACATAAATACAGTTGCCGCAACGGATATAACCTTTGCCTGCTCAGATTCCTCGAAATATTAAAGCGATCGCTGCCGTAAGGCTTGATGTGGTCATCGTTTGTGTCGGTACTTGCTCAGCGAATGAATGAGAGCGATCGCACTTCCAACTTCCTTATAAGCTAACGGGTAGACGAACTGTGAAACTAGACCCCATCCCTTCCTGACTTTCTACAGTAATGTCACCCCCCATCATCTGGCAGAAGTGGCGGCTAATCGCCAACCCTAGTCCAGTACCCCCATACTTTTTCGTAGTCGAGGCATCTCCTTGTATGAAGGCTTGAAACAATTGCTGTTGTTGTTCATCCGAGATCCCAATCCCAGTATCGGCAACCCGAAAAAGGATGAAGGACGTTTTTAAGGATGAAGGATTTAGGGTCAAGGATGAATCAGAGTTTCGGGTTTTTAGGTTTGCTGCTGATAGTTGACTCTGGGCGATCGCGCTTTCATCTTTCTGCACCGTCAGCGTCACTTTACCTTGTTCGGTAAACTTTGCAGCATTGGAGAGCAAATTAAACAATATCTGCCGTACCTTAATCTGGTCAGCGTACATGGTGCCCAGATTCTCGTCACAATGAACCTCTAAGACATTTCTATTCTTCTCTACCAACGGTTTTACTGTAATAACAACGCCAATAATCAACGTTTTGATATCAAACGTCTCCGGGTAGAAAGTCATTTTCCCGGCTTCAACCTTCGACAAGTCAAGGATGTCATTAATCAGTGCCAACAGATGTTTGCCAGAAGAGTTAATTGATTGAAGATCGCTAACAAAAGCCTCATCGCTTAAGCCGATATCCTGGGCATCTTCTTCGAGAAGTTGGCTCAAGTTAATGATGGCATTCAATGACATACGCATCTCGTGGCTGATCTTTGCCAGAAACTGGCTTTTAGAGCTATTCGCAGCTTCAGCGAATTCTTTCGCTTGTTCCAATTCTTGGGTACGTTCGGCTACCCGTGCGATGAGATGATTGAGAGAAGTGGCTAATGACCCAATTTCATCGTCAGTTGTGACGGGGGCACGCAGGTCAAAATTTGAGTCCTGTGCCACCTGCTGAGCCACCTGAGTAACGGTGACGATGGGCTGTGCGATCGCGCGACTGGTACGCAACGCCATTATCCCGGCGATCGCTACCGAAACCAGCATACTCAGGATAACAATTAGTTTCCCTAGTCGTTGGGCATCCTCCATCACTTCTGCCCCTTGCTGCTCCTGCTTTTGAGCAATGTCAAGGATACGGCTCAATTCGGTGTTGAAGCGCTCTAAGGTCATTGCTGACTCCCCACGGATCGCCATGAGTAGTTGCCGTCGCGCTGACTCGACCGCCTCTGACTGCAATTGCGATCGGTCAATTTGCTGCAAGCTGGACTCAGTTTGCTGAGTGTAGGAGTCTAAAGTAGTCGTGTAAGCCTGTAATAATCCCTGTAACGTGTCGGGGGTTGCGGCTAACCAGACAGGGTTGCTCTGGATGAACCGTTCAATTTCTCCCCTCAACTTCTGAGTCCTGGCAACACAGTCAAAAAATTGGGCTTTTTCCGATTGCAGCTGTTGTGAATCCTCTAGTACAGCCGCTAAATGTGAACCATGTAATTGTACTTCGACGACTGCATCCTTAAAATTTGCTAGCAGTTGCGCTTGTACGTGGGCATCATTGAGTTGCTTGATGCCTTGATCCTGGTAGTAGTCCGCGATTCCCAACCCAGTCAAGGAACCGAAAAAGCCAATTGCAATTGCGAGGAAATACCCGTAGCCAATTTTTTGGTGGATGCCCCAGGAACCGGCTCTCGGCTTCCAAGGTAAGAGATATTTTAGCAGGCGGCTCTCTGTCGAGAGCTGCTGCGCTAAAACTTTTTGGCTCTGTGTATTGTCGTCAGAAGCGGTTGGCTCTTGAGGTTGCATCAGCAGAAATTCCTTGCCTTACCGCTAAAAATGACCAAATCAGCCCAGCCAGTCAAATCGGTTTCAGTCTCGATCGACATTTAGCTCCACTTCTTTTATAACAGCACCACCGTTGACCCGATCTACTTTAGATCGCCTTTGAAATAAGATCGAGGGAAGATGTTAAGTTTCCAAAACTGTAACCTAAAGCACTACTCGAAAGCTACAGTGCCAGATTAGAAACACGAGATTATTTGTGTTCTAATTTGTGTTCTAAAAGATGAATCGCCCTCTCCGGTATAGTTCTAAGTCGAATCGCTGGAATCGTGTAAAAATTATCTCTTTAACGCTGAGTATTCTCAGCTTGAGTGCCTGCCAATCTGCCCCGACGCTAGAGAAACTACCCAGAACCCTCACTGTCTCCGGCAAAGGAGATGTCAGCATTTCCACAACGATTATGGAAGCACGTTTGGGTGTTGAAGTTCAGGGGAAAACTTCTCAGGAAGTTCAGCAGCAAGTAGCCCAACGCTCTTCTGCGGTAGTGAAACTGCTGAAATCCCGTCAGGTGGAAGAACTAAAAACGACTGGGATTACTCTCGCCCCTAACTATAGTTTCAAAGACGGTAAGCAAACCCTGAATGGATATATCGGCACCAACATTGTAAGTTTTCGGACTGGTCATGAAAAAGCTGGGGCGCTGTTAGATGAAGCCATCAAAGCCGGTGCAACGCGAATTGATGGCGTTAATCTTGTTGCTGCGGATGAAGCGATCGCGCAGGCTCAACAGGAAGCGATTAAAGAAGCCTCCGAAGACGCCCAAAAGCAAGCGGCTGCCGCTTTGGGGGCACTCGCTCTCAATCAGCGAGAAATTGTCAGCATTCAAATCAATGGAGTCAATCCGCCGCAGCCAGTCATCGCCTCCGAGCAGGCTTTATTATCAGTGCGAAATCAGGCAGCAGCTAACACGCCGGTTGTAGGTGGCGAACAGAAAGTTCTTTCATCCGTTACGCTGCAAATTCGCTATTAACTATTAAAGAGCAGCTTAACGTTTCAGGATGCGTCCAATCCAAATCACGGCTAAAATCCCTAACCCAAACCAGATAGCCACCACAATAATGGCAGCAATCCAGTTTGTGGGTTTATCTTCAGCGATCGCGCTTGTTGCTCTTTCCCGACAATCCGCCATCACTGCCGGAGGAATCATCTTCAGTACCAGCCAAATTCCCAACGGCACAATAATCAGATCGTCTAGATAACCAATGATTGGGATAAAATCTGGAATGAGATCGATCGGACTGAAAGCATAAGCGACGATAAACCCAGCCAATATCCTCGCATACCAAGGAACTCTAGGATCTTTACAAGCCAAGTAAATTGCGTAGGTTTCTTTTTTCAACCGATGGAGCTGTTGTTTCCATCCCTGCATCTGCGTTGACCTGAATGAACGTTAAACGCTAATGAAGCTGTAGCGATCGGTGACTACAATACTTGAATAAGTTGCCACTCTCGGACTTTCCCGATTGGTCGGTAAGGCAAAGATAAATTGGCGAGTTGTTCTGACCTAATCCAAGCGTAGCTAGACGGTTGCA is from Coleofasciculus sp. FACHB-1120 and encodes:
- a CDS encoding alpha-L-glutamate ligase-like protein, whose translation is MFPFSLRRHGILGINARNLDYLFPNNPRRLYRYADCKLETKKLAQSIGVPVPETYGVITFQHEVKKLSNIVGEHKSFVIKPAQGSGGDGIVVISDVTEKGYRKASGSILEAGDLQYHIYNILSGMFSLGGQSDRAIVEYTVQFDPIFDEIAYQGVPDIRVIVYRGVPAMGMLRLPTRASDGKANLHRGGVGVGIDLATGTTLAGIQKDRYIDNHPETGHSLRDRKIPHWQTILEMAAKLGDKTEFGYLGVDIVLDREKGPLLLEINARPGLAIQIANREGLIGRLETIDCALPKLSGIPEKIKFAQETFAVETSLFRKITVLNDKAKTLTK
- a CDS encoding SIMPL domain-containing protein (The SIMPL domain is named for its presence in mouse protein SIMPL (signalling molecule that associates with mouse pelle-like kinase). Bacterial member BP26, from Brucella, was shown to assemble into a channel-like structure, while YggE from E. coli has been associated with resistance to oxidative stress.), whose product is MNRPLRYSSKSNRWNRVKIISLTLSILSLSACQSAPTLEKLPRTLTVSGKGDVSISTTIMEARLGVEVQGKTSQEVQQQVAQRSSAVVKLLKSRQVEELKTTGITLAPNYSFKDGKQTLNGYIGTNIVSFRTGHEKAGALLDEAIKAGATRIDGVNLVAADEAIAQAQQEAIKEASEDAQKQAAAALGALALNQREIVSIQINGVNPPQPVIASEQALLSVRNQAAANTPVVGGEQKVLSSVTLQIRY
- a CDS encoding CHAT domain-containing protein, whose translation is MVKRSKRQLIGWRSLSFLLPISFSASIYRSLALFVAVLLLSSVRAQATNVSIAQQPATSSPNATTTDEQQTYEQGLQLIKQGQQLEKQGTVEQRQQALAKYEEALSIWQQLAVNEAPPYEARSWEALTLSLIGTIYNVDQDEPQKALDYFERGLAVRRELKNRLQAAIARASTDNAGSNSDDQQKLLDSYKQALVSTSIGEATLLDLLGHAYFNLREMQKALEYHNQALSLFRAEKQALPEAITLKNIGDVYFNLGETQKGLDFYNQALEIQRAEKDTDAQAKTLQHIGLRYRNLGESQQALAAYNQALELQRERKDLAEQADILSSIGSLYYGLGQYQKARDSYNLALELQQTAQRNLSGTALTFNLSQQAEILTGIADTAYLDGLGDPAKVLNLYNQARSLYQKAGNRPKEALLLYYISFVYDQLGETQKALNFLNQALVLHRAMSYAEGEASTLRQIADIYNSMGEPQQALDFYNQALDIQHRVNDHYNQAVTLYKIARVYSSLGDNQLSIDTYNQALEIFKSIGERTRRAMTLMEIGSVYQKAKDYQKSLDYHNQALALAKQTNNFSLQATVLASMVVPYELLKDYPKAFDAANQILLLSRQQTNSELEAAYFVMRGRIYLASGDYPKALEATEKAVARHRKARFRLGEANALRNLGKIYNSLKQYEKALSTYDRDLELRQLLGDRTGEADTLYNVAITQRDKGNLNEARTQIEAAIKIVEDIRIRVTSQELRTSYFASVQNYYQFYIDVLMQLHKKDPSQGYDALALQASERARARSLLELLTEANANIRQGAEPKLLEQERTLQQKLDALEKRRVELYSGNPTKEQVEKIERERENLLEEYRQVQAQIRATSPRYAALTQPKPLTLAEIQQQVLDDDTLLLEYSLGEERSYLWAVTKTGITSYELPIRAEIELAARGFYELLNTPGYSLETRKPTDKRGGIEVELAPASTEVVTKLSQMLLGQVAGKLDKKRLLIVSDGALQYVPFAALPLPTQASTENKASSSTSPTPLLVNYEIVNLPSASTLAVLRQEQAGRKPAAKAVAVLADPVFGSDDERVNKVKGQADEQNRGENLALRALARSARESDVTFKRLPFTRQEAEQILSLVPAAERRQAFDFAANRASATNPELSQYQIVHFATHGILNSVHPELSGVVLSLLDEKGESQNGFLRLHDVFNLNLPAELVVLSACETGLGEEVKGEGLVGLTRGFMYAGAPRVVVSLWSVSDRATSELMTKFYKGMLGKNLQPAAALRAAQIEMWQKTEWKAPYYWAAFVLQGEWK
- a CDS encoding RimK/LysX family protein, encoding MKLNIVHLQHIVCSSEQGKKYPSIDFISFLDINYTDSLFFVKYSTKSALRRILLQGLQSIFTYMLDTRKPFYYEELPSMRIVCSRYKPLTTKKILVAMLISLVSGTGCSVQKTQAVDLSKQQTQTVGWVEKAKIPGVEKEIKAKLDTGATTTSINAEILEAPDEETESGGMIKFRFLDGEGNKEIFERPIVRWVRIKSREGADIRRPVVRMKLCVAGRWIEEEVNLADRDDFNYPILIGRNMLKQGKLVVNSSVTFTAEPSCPAKEEQQ
- a CDS encoding ATP-binding protein, with product MQPQEPTASDDNTQSQKVLAQQLSTESRLLKYLLPWKPRAGSWGIHQKIGYGYFLAIAIGFFGSLTGLGIADYYQDQGIKQLNDAHVQAQLLANFKDAVVEVQLHGSHLAAVLEDSQQLQSEKAQFFDCVARTQKLRGEIERFIQSNPVWLAATPDTLQGLLQAYTTTLDSYTQQTESSLQQIDRSQLQSEAVESARRQLLMAIRGESAMTLERFNTELSRILDIAQKQEQQGAEVMEDAQRLGKLIVILSMLVSVAIAGIMALRTSRAIAQPIVTVTQVAQQVAQDSNFDLRAPVTTDDEIGSLATSLNHLIARVAERTQELEQAKEFAEAANSSKSQFLAKISHEMRMSLNAIINLSQLLEEDAQDIGLSDEAFVSDLQSINSSGKHLLALINDILDLSKVEAGKMTFYPETFDIKTLIIGVVITVKPLVEKNRNVLEVHCDENLGTMYADQIKVRQILFNLLSNAAKFTEQGKVTLTVQKDESAIAQSQLSAANLKTRNSDSSLTLNPSSLKTSFILFRVADTGIGISDEQQQQLFQAFIQGDASTTKKYGGTGLGLAISRHFCQMMGGDITVESQEGMGSSFTVRLPVSL
- a CDS encoding UUP1 family membrane protein, with the translated sequence MSSKGRTAVNRTFRAVLLALFLTAIGLAIFFHKVMNSDVPLFPNQTYNSWYVEAKLSLNSEQFGLESEEALPSTLQFHLPQASQRYEIVKEDFVNEGFERQIGTLKDSSDRVAIFTRQDDTGNKSIFYRAVIRRRDNVKPGIEEVPISGRRLVDKQLVAFGENTDRVRDNRKENLPTAEINSLLNEAKKESSDPLTFAKKIYQLALNTDDIRVQAIRRNLRKEESITQLVAFLLNQEKVPARVGNGIYLRSEEVYSTDFVRWLEVKDGDRWLAFDPINYGFGEQDRYLTWWYGSDRVIQAKGADDIALEVVVQPNTDNGLTRAVWRGRRVSNLFLEYSFLKLPLTSQRVFQVLVLVPIGALIISILHQMFGLKTFGTFTPILISLAFRQTGLFVGIPMFILVVIIGLLIRGYLNRLQLLIVPRLAAILTATVLIVGLLAVIMQNLGINLGLSVALFPIVILAMTIERAALMWEENGAKETIVAGLGTVLAASIGYFCMINDYVQHWAFVFPELLLLVLGVNILVGRYNGYKLIEYFRFLSLQRQLNQTQG
- a CDS encoding YkvA family protein; its protein translation is MQGWKQQLHRLKKETYAIYLACKDPRVPWYARILAGFIVAYAFSPIDLIPDFIPIIGYLDDLIIVPLGIWLVLKMIPPAVMADCRERATSAIAEDKPTNWIAAIIVVAIWFGLGILAVIWIGRILKR